One region of Jonesiaceae bacterium BS-20 genomic DNA includes:
- a CDS encoding MFS transporter, with the protein MTSRSRSVLFALSLASVVLVASTMRSPVVGLSGVLDRVVLDLNLSALVAGSLTTIPVLAFAVCTPFAAFMIRRTGYKFSITMTLLGIALGIAVRSIGSTPTVVLGTALIGLSITLGNVTMPVMIRDRFPLQRRAMATALYTTSLNLGAMLMLLAVVPLADAWGWRWALGVWVVHAAIALIMWLVTVGGAGAFHIARSQQANSSSAKLAGAVAGTEDGQDSVSTKTTPITTVKSGAEAMVGDDPNDPGFRKDLKFRLTVMTLAFGFQSLCYYSVTAWLPQILMANANMAPDGAAAAASIFQMTATVGAFGIPILAKFVKYKHLGIGLGTGWLIFIIGMLTSPELWILWLISAGVAQGGAFTLVMFLMVQLAQDEHEAARFSALVQGIGYSLAAVGPSLLGYLYDLSGNWNTPLYLILGSALTLSVALYLTTRDSAHIKYR; encoded by the coding sequence GTGACTTCTCGGTCCCGCTCAGTGCTTTTTGCGCTGTCGCTTGCCAGCGTGGTGCTGGTAGCTTCGACAATGCGTAGCCCAGTCGTTGGTTTGTCAGGCGTACTCGACCGGGTAGTTCTAGATCTCAATCTCTCAGCGCTCGTGGCGGGCTCACTTACCACCATTCCGGTCCTGGCCTTCGCCGTTTGCACGCCCTTTGCCGCGTTCATGATCCGGCGCACCGGGTATAAGTTTTCCATCACTATGACGTTGCTTGGCATCGCATTGGGAATCGCGGTCCGCTCAATTGGATCGACTCCCACCGTTGTCTTGGGAACGGCACTGATCGGCTTGTCCATTACGTTGGGAAACGTAACAATGCCGGTCATGATCCGGGACCGCTTCCCTCTTCAGCGCAGAGCCATGGCCACCGCGCTTTACACCACGTCACTCAATTTGGGTGCGATGCTCATGCTTCTTGCGGTGGTTCCACTTGCCGATGCCTGGGGTTGGCGTTGGGCTCTTGGCGTTTGGGTGGTCCACGCGGCAATCGCTTTGATCATGTGGCTGGTTACGGTGGGCGGAGCCGGAGCGTTCCACATTGCGCGCAGCCAGCAGGCGAACTCTTCGTCCGCAAAACTGGCAGGAGCGGTAGCGGGTACCGAGGACGGCCAAGATTCTGTTTCCACCAAGACAACACCAATCACCACGGTTAAGTCTGGCGCAGAGGCGATGGTTGGTGATGACCCCAACGACCCCGGGTTCCGCAAGGACCTGAAATTCCGGCTTACCGTCATGACATTGGCCTTCGGGTTTCAGTCCCTGTGCTACTACTCTGTGACCGCATGGCTGCCGCAGATCCTCATGGCCAACGCAAATATGGCCCCCGACGGCGCCGCGGCCGCCGCTTCCATCTTCCAGATGACCGCAACAGTTGGCGCATTTGGAATCCCCATTTTGGCCAAATTTGTGAAGTACAAGCACCTTGGCATTGGGCTTGGCACGGGCTGGCTCATCTTCATCATCGGTATGCTGACGTCCCCGGAACTATGGATCTTGTGGCTCATCAGCGCCGGAGTTGCCCAAGGTGGCGCTTTCACCCTGGTGATGTTCCTCATGGTCCAACTCGCTCAAGACGAACACGAGGCAGCCCGGTTCTCCGCTCTGGTCCAGGGCATTGGATATTCACTTGCGGCAGTGGGTCCAAGTCTGTTGGGCTACCTGTACGACCTATCCGGCAACTGGAACACTCCCCTGTATTTGATCTTAGGATCGGCCCTCACCCTGAGCGTCGCGTTGTACCTCACTACACGGGATAGCGCCCATATCAAGTACCGCTGA
- a CDS encoding histidinol-phosphate transaminase, with product MSTLPDGAPTGLPLRTGIRGETPYGAPQLDVPHLLNTNENPYGPSPEVVATITAEVVAAATGLNRYPDREFSQLRTALRGYLAKESGVSLSPDQLWAANGSNEVMLHILQAFGGPGRTAVAFSPAYAMYSEYSRDTLTEYEAIAREEDFSIDLNKVAAELARIKPSVIFLTSPNNPTGTALSLDEIRAICEVAQTIDIDGAPAVVIVDEAYGEFRRTGNPSALELLAEFPNLAVTRTMSKAFALAGGRLGYLAASAEFVAALTIVRLPYHLSSVTQAVARAALQHADTLLATVDSLRRERDGLVTWLREQTYNGKPLIVADSDANFVFFGKFADRHSVWQGLLDRGVLIRESGPEGWLRVTVGTPEEMTAFKQALVEELGL from the coding sequence TTGTCCACCTTACCCGACGGCGCGCCCACAGGGCTGCCGTTACGTACTGGAATCCGCGGTGAAACGCCCTATGGTGCACCGCAACTTGACGTTCCTCATCTGCTCAATACGAATGAGAATCCATACGGACCTAGCCCCGAGGTAGTCGCTACGATTACCGCGGAGGTTGTTGCTGCCGCAACGGGATTAAACCGCTACCCGGACCGAGAGTTTTCGCAGTTGCGGACGGCCCTGCGCGGGTACCTCGCCAAGGAGTCCGGTGTATCGCTGAGCCCCGACCAACTGTGGGCAGCGAACGGATCCAACGAGGTCATGCTGCACATTCTGCAGGCGTTTGGTGGTCCGGGCCGCACCGCCGTGGCCTTTTCTCCCGCGTACGCCATGTACTCCGAATACTCACGGGACACGCTGACCGAGTATGAGGCCATTGCGCGCGAGGAAGACTTCAGCATCGACCTGAATAAGGTCGCGGCAGAGCTGGCTCGGATCAAACCGTCAGTAATTTTCTTGACCAGCCCCAATAACCCCACGGGAACCGCACTGTCACTTGATGAGATCAGGGCTATCTGTGAGGTTGCCCAAACGATCGATATCGATGGCGCTCCGGCCGTTGTCATCGTTGATGAGGCCTATGGAGAGTTCCGGCGCACCGGCAACCCATCCGCGCTTGAGCTGCTAGCGGAGTTCCCAAACCTTGCTGTTACGCGCACGATGTCTAAAGCGTTTGCACTTGCCGGCGGCCGCCTTGGCTATTTGGCCGCGTCAGCCGAGTTTGTTGCCGCACTAACCATCGTGCGGCTGCCTTACCACCTGTCTTCTGTTACTCAAGCGGTCGCCCGGGCAGCGCTCCAACACGCGGACACCCTGTTGGCCACCGTAGACAGTTTGCGCCGTGAGCGCGACGGATTGGTTACCTGGCTGCGGGAACAGACATATAATGGCAAACCGTTGATCGTTGCGGATTCAGATGCCAACTTTGTATTCTTTGGCAAGTTCGCTGACCGCCACAGTGTGTGGCAGGGGCTGCTTGACCGGGGAGTGTTAATCAGAGAAAGCGGTCCAGAGGGATGGCTTCGGGTAACCGTAGGCACGCCTGAGGAAATGACCGCATTCAAACAAGCACTTGTGGAGGAATTAGGACTGTGA
- the hisB gene encoding imidazoleglycerol-phosphate dehydratase HisB, translated as MSQIVSPRTARLERNTSESNVVVELNLDGTGRTDISTSVPFFDHMLTALGKHSLIDLTVKATGDVHIDVHHTVEDTAIVIGECLRQALGNKAGIARFGDAIVPLDEALAQAVVDVSGRPYVVHSGEPEGQEYHLIGGHFTGSMTRHVFESIAYHAGICLHMKVLAGRDPHHIVEAQFKAFARALRAAVTPDPRVEGIPSTKGAL; from the coding sequence GTGAGCCAAATTGTTAGCCCGCGCACCGCGCGCTTGGAACGTAATACGTCGGAATCAAACGTGGTGGTGGAACTCAACCTCGATGGAACCGGGCGTACCGACATTTCGACTTCAGTTCCGTTTTTTGACCACATGCTGACCGCCCTTGGTAAGCACTCGCTCATTGACCTAACCGTTAAGGCAACCGGTGACGTACACATTGACGTTCACCACACCGTGGAAGACACCGCGATTGTGATTGGCGAATGCCTGCGTCAGGCACTTGGTAACAAGGCCGGAATTGCTCGCTTTGGGGACGCAATCGTTCCGTTGGATGAGGCACTTGCGCAGGCGGTAGTCGACGTTTCTGGACGCCCATACGTGGTCCACTCAGGTGAGCCAGAAGGCCAGGAATACCACCTAATCGGCGGCCACTTCACGGGGTCAATGACTCGCCACGTGTTCGAGTCAATCGCCTACCACGCAGGGATCTGCCTGCACATGAAGGTCTTGGCTGGCCGCGACCCACACCACATCGTTGAAGCGCAGTTCAAGGCGTTTGCCCGAGCGCTGCGCGCTGCGGTTACTCCGGATCCTCGAGTTGAGGGAATTCCGTCAACAAAGGGAGCCTTGTAG
- the hisH gene encoding imidazole glycerol phosphate synthase subunit HisH, giving the protein MSARKVVVLDYGFGNVRSAVRALEHVGADVTLTADPVLAANADGLVVPGVGAFAAVMSGLAKVRGGQIIERRLSGGRPVLGICVGMQVMFDRGVEHGVQTPGLGQWPGEVTKLSAPVVPHMGWSNVSPPQGSVLFAGLEQERFYFVHSYAAQTFTLGTDEPEDTSFRPPLVTWAQHGGLFVAAVENGPLSATQFHPEKSSDAGLQMLTNWLSSIK; this is encoded by the coding sequence ATGAGCGCACGCAAGGTAGTTGTTCTGGACTACGGATTCGGTAACGTCCGCTCGGCCGTGCGTGCCCTTGAGCACGTGGGCGCGGACGTTACCCTAACCGCTGATCCGGTTCTGGCTGCTAATGCGGACGGTCTGGTCGTACCCGGTGTGGGCGCGTTTGCTGCGGTCATGTCCGGGTTGGCGAAGGTTCGCGGCGGCCAAATAATTGAACGTCGGCTTTCCGGTGGACGTCCCGTTTTGGGGATCTGCGTTGGAATGCAAGTAATGTTTGACCGCGGTGTGGAACACGGTGTGCAAACCCCGGGGCTGGGCCAATGGCCGGGCGAAGTTACTAAACTCAGTGCCCCGGTCGTACCGCACATGGGCTGGTCCAACGTGAGCCCGCCGCAAGGCTCGGTCCTGTTTGCTGGCCTCGAGCAGGAGCGTTTTTATTTTGTCCACTCGTATGCGGCTCAAACGTTTACGCTGGGGACTGATGAACCCGAAGATACCTCGTTCCGCCCGCCACTGGTGACTTGGGCGCAGCACGGCGGACTGTTTGTCGCCGCGGTAGAAAACGGCCCGCTCAGCGCCACGCAGTTCCACCCGGAGAAATCTTCGGATGCCGGACTGCAGATGCTGACAAACTGGCTTTCATCCATCAAGTAA
- the priA gene encoding bifunctional 1-(5-phosphoribosyl)-5-((5-phosphoribosylamino)methylideneamino)imidazole-4-carboxamide isomerase/phosphoribosylanthranilate isomerase PriA, with protein sequence MSQRLELLPAVDVVKGQAVRLVQGEAGSETFYGTPLKAAQEWQEGGAEWIHLVDLDAAFGRGANTEILAEVVGALDIKVEMSGGLRDDESLERALATGVARVNLGTAALENPEWTARAIDRFGDKIAVGLDVRGTTLAGRGWTKEGGDLWEVLERLEAAGCPRYVVTDVTKDGTLRGPNIELLEQMCAKTKAPVIASGGISNLDDIVALTAMVPAGVEGAIIGKALYAGAFTLPEALDIAGRP encoded by the coding sequence ATGTCACAACGCCTTGAACTTCTTCCAGCAGTCGACGTTGTCAAGGGCCAAGCGGTCCGTCTTGTCCAAGGTGAGGCCGGCTCCGAGACGTTCTACGGAACCCCTCTCAAGGCCGCCCAAGAGTGGCAGGAGGGTGGCGCCGAGTGGATTCACCTGGTTGACCTCGATGCTGCCTTTGGCCGCGGTGCAAATACCGAGATCCTCGCCGAGGTTGTGGGCGCGCTCGACATCAAGGTTGAGATGTCAGGCGGACTCCGTGATGATGAGTCGCTCGAGCGTGCGCTTGCCACCGGTGTGGCTCGTGTGAACCTAGGCACCGCCGCGCTCGAAAACCCGGAATGGACCGCGCGCGCGATCGACCGTTTCGGTGACAAGATCGCCGTTGGCCTCGATGTCCGCGGAACTACGCTTGCCGGGCGTGGCTGGACCAAAGAGGGGGGCGACCTGTGGGAAGTACTCGAGCGCCTCGAAGCCGCTGGCTGCCCACGCTATGTAGTAACCGATGTGACCAAGGACGGCACCCTACGCGGCCCAAACATTGAGCTCCTTGAGCAGATGTGCGCCAAGACCAAGGCCCCCGTCATTGCGTCGGGTGGTATCTCCAACCTCGATGACATCGTTGCGCTGACCGCAATGGTCCCGGCCGGAGTTGAGGGCGCAATTATTGGTAAGGCACTGTACGCGGGTGCGTTTACCCTCCCGGAGGCACTTGATATCGCTGGTCGGCCATGA
- a CDS encoding SseB family protein, protein MTEPLRSGGKELPTGKALPTGKALPPGSAFTGDDGTADPELARRQADYAAGVTGLGPVVERLAQVRVLVPILASLDQEDYTEEGLRYDKEASAGIVALEAPDGRTALPVFSSVAAMTAWRPDARPSPADCVRAALSAVAEDWALLVLDPGNPTQALIPRPAVWAIAQQQPWLPTVDLGVVHPEIQAEVAAVVGAIEHVAAVTCAPGRSAELAVVLTLEPGLTRAGLDYVLAQVNRALSQSELIAQRVDGLELRLEQV, encoded by the coding sequence ATGACCGAACCACTGCGGTCAGGCGGTAAGGAGTTGCCAACGGGAAAGGCATTGCCAACGGGAAAGGCATTGCCACCGGGATCGGCCTTTACCGGCGACGATGGCACCGCGGATCCGGAATTAGCACGCCGCCAGGCGGACTATGCGGCTGGAGTAACGGGACTGGGTCCGGTTGTCGAACGCCTTGCGCAGGTTCGTGTGCTCGTGCCTATTTTGGCTTCCCTTGACCAGGAAGATTACACCGAGGAAGGCCTACGCTACGACAAGGAGGCCTCGGCGGGAATCGTTGCGCTTGAGGCTCCCGATGGGCGAACGGCATTGCCGGTTTTTTCTTCCGTAGCGGCGATGACCGCTTGGCGTCCCGATGCCCGTCCCTCTCCCGCTGATTGCGTGCGGGCCGCTCTGTCAGCGGTTGCCGAGGATTGGGCTTTGTTGGTGCTGGACCCGGGAAACCCAACGCAGGCCCTTATTCCACGTCCTGCAGTTTGGGCTATCGCCCAACAACAACCGTGGCTCCCAACGGTGGATTTGGGTGTGGTACACCCCGAGATTCAAGCCGAAGTTGCGGCCGTGGTAGGAGCGATTGAGCACGTCGCAGCGGTTACCTGTGCCCCGGGACGTTCCGCAGAACTGGCCGTGGTGTTGACCCTCGAACCCGGGCTTACCCGGGCTGGGCTGGATTATGTTCTTGCGCAAGTGAACCGGGCCTTGAGTCAAAGCGAACTGATCGCACAGCGGGTTGACGGTCTTGAGTTGCGGTTGGAACAGGTTTAA